The nucleotide sequence aaatcgtgatgaAAGAACCAGGCTTCCCCTACTTATTCCGCGTAGTACCAGAATTTTCTCTCCTCTACTCATAGAGgcagaatttttctcgcaaaaaacacAATATGTCTACATTTACATCAAAATCCGCATCATCGTCGTTATACGGGAAACTCCTAAATATGAAAGGGTAGGCAAATTGTTATTCATCTATAGTTTGAAGGTAGCTTACACCCTTACCGTACATACAAATGAAGGAAAAACCATTAAAAACGGATAATATTCAATCTTTTATTTGTTTGTAGGCATATGAAACCAGCCAAACAGCAAATGGTAACCCTGCTAAAAAAGAAACATGCACAAAACGCACGTGTATGTTCTATCTCACTCTTTCTACTCGTATATTCTCTCTCTCACTCTAATACAAGAAAATATTGCCTTTAATATTATTAGATTATTACGATCATCGATGCTCCTTAATTCttcgttcattttattttatgtggTATTTCGATGCTATGACattagatttttatttgtatgcaacgatttcatttcaaagttttttctatGCATTCCTTTgtttcagaaattcagaataAGGTATTGAGTTGCATAAGTATTCATTAgttctaaaaaataataataaataataaaaatgttacTTATTAATATTGTGCTATCTAATTaagttttcctctttttttcaaataaaattttgtttctatttttatcaCACTTGGTGTCCAACAAAAAAGCATGgtctcattttattttcttcctTCTTCTAGTGTTCACAATCACAAAACCCCTACATAAGTATAATGTTTGTAAAATTTGcctcaaaactaaaaaaaaaagtgtagaaaatttttgtaaaactctACTTACTtgattgttgcaaaaaaaaaacttcaatttgctcattccattattttgcgatgacatttttatttgcaaaaattgttaaaaaaatactcgaagaTTATTTTGgctctgtcaaaattgtcaaaataactttgaaatgactaaaaataactcaaaatttcgaatattttatcaTAACAAAACTCACTCGTGAGATCTCAACAATTATTTTGTTTCTACCAAAAACTGTCGAATATCttcaaaactactcaaaatgttgaatacttcgttatcacaaaatttgttcgtaaaatttaaaacaatagtTTGgccaaatcgaaatttttgatttcatccattcaagtacttacatatgtattttgattatttacCCAAAGTTGGGCTACATAAGTAAAAGACGACAACAAATTAAGAAACGAAAATAGTATTTATTTTTACTATCATAGAGTGAACGTTGTAGATAATCATTACCTACATCTTACgctaagaaatgaaaaataaaaaaaaatgcagaaatgcGAGATCATTGgagaaatttgacaaaacgTACCCTATACTTACTAATAAAATATCACAAACACAGAAAGACCTAACAAATACCAACTAACTTATCaattattgagaaaaacacATTACATCAGTCATATGTACCGTACGAGTAGAACACGagttttcgtcatttttgatgcgatttttagatttttaaatgcACAACTATGAGAATATCTAAatcacgatttaaaaaaaaaaaaaaaaaatagcaacgaattataagaatttcaaaaataaattacacatATTGTAACAAcattacctacatacaaaacTTAAAACCTCAAATTACTaataaatatactcgtacgtcgCAGAAGGATACAAAATTAACTTATAAAAATGAAGATCATAAAAGTGAGAACGATTTCCACGGGATGATTAACCATATCGTAGCTAATTCGTGAAAGAACTAAGAATCAAACGAAGCGAAACAGTCCGACGAAATTGCGGAAAACAGAAATGGATTATTTTCGCTCATTCGTTGcgagaacaaaaaatgaaagacaAAGGTATTTTGGTAAGGAAATATGGGTAAAAAGACCACAGGACAGGAGCATCATGAGGGAATTTACCACGGTCTCCAGACCATCGGCATCGTCGACGTAGTATTATTGGTGGTACGCATATCCACGACTGTTGGCAGGAATTGCGATTGCGAATACATTTCCGGATGGTAAGGGTAAGGCGATCTGTTTCCAGAGCAGTGATTTCGGCCCGATGAGGTCATCGAAATCGGCGTCAAAGGCATAGTGTACGATTCAGTCGAAGAAATACTAGAAGGCGAACTGGGAGCCGGCGAGTATCTATCAGCTGAGGTGACATGAACGTTGAGGGAGAGCGGTGTGGTTTTTTCCATTTCGTTTAAACGATGACCTAAATGAGTCATTAATTTCGTGCCCAAATTTACATCAACTCCGGGTGTCGAAGCCAGACAACTGGATAATTCGGAGGCGCAATGCGTGAATCCGGCTCGGAATCTGTCGGCGGCATCGGCATCTGTAGTGGTGGCCGGACTGTTGATGAGGCGGTTTTGGCGGCGAAGTTTGCGCAAATGTTGTACCGTGAATTCCAGGATATCGGCTTTTTCCAATTTGTTGACGTTTTCGCCTTCGGCTTGCAGAGTTGATAAGAGGAATTCTTTCAGTTCGTCTAGGCAGCGATTGATACGTGCTCTGCGTTTTCTTTCCAGCATAGGTTTCATCACCTGGATAAAatcaaaggagaaaaaaacgaTTTCGATTAATTCGCTGTTCGTAATAATTCGTATTAGgcacattatttttgaaaaacggtCACAAGTGTAGTAAATTCGAGTTTATAAGgagtgaatttcattttgatcctatttatggtatttttttttttttttttttttttgaaaactggagaacTTGAAGATCTGCTAGATGCCCCAGAACAGCTCAAAGCCACGAATGATCTACTCTGGAGGTGGAGAATAGGATGTCAaccaagtttcaaattttgacgtcaatttgatcaaattttaattttttttttcaaagaaaattggccaaattaaaaattataaattttcgtaaaaattgagaaatgaatttcagcacctaaaatttGATTAGGTGGTGTATTTTAGGATCCTgttttaattcagaaaaaatgtttccctAGTAGTAACATTCCAATCGCACATTTTGggattttgatgtattttttgaaaaaattttaacctcaAAAATAACCATTATCTgcacttctttcaaaattaggCCTCTAAATGCGATTTAAATTCAAATGTGACCAAAAATGTACCTTTTTAGAATAATCATATCgtcatttgaatgatttttgccaatttcgaacatttaaaaaaattgtaaatgggaaaatgaaaacatccTGAACCagtttcagtgtttaaaagcgacataaaaatacaccaaaatgaaattcacaataaataaagtaaaaaaattgatttaaaaaattcgcgaacacgtaatactcgtaatattaagaaaaaaacacaaaacaaacgtttaaaaaatgtgtAAGAAAATAACGATACTAACCTTCCTATATTGGTAAGTTCTGGAGACTGGTTGCAATTGTTCAACATCGACAGCAGACATAATTATTGCAGGTAAATTGACTGGTACAGAGTATACTGAATAATTACGAAGAAATTCGAAGAATAATAAACTCGACAATGTAATCGATCACGCACAAACACaataaaatgatacaaaatgtacgaaaaataaaacgaatgtAATTCAAATGATGCACTAAACAGCGATGAAAAATATTAGCAAAATTATCACtcgaaattggtgaaaattcaaaaaaataacaacacgtaaaacgagaaaaataatataaagCGAGAGCAAGAGACTTGAGCACAAACGCTCGGTACGAATGCAATAACAGAATGAGTAAGATTCCGATGGTTAATAGGGGTTTTATAATGATAGCGGTATGCGGCGTGCCAGCGAGAAGGGGAAGGCAGGAGACCGGCTCAGGTGTACGTTTTTGTACGGAGGATTTACGATTAGGTGAGTGATAAAGAGTATCGGATCGTGAGAACCTGAGTGAGTCCGGCGTTCCCACAGAAGCCGGCAGCAGCTGGCGACACGCGTTTCATGGACCACGTGCCACCTCGGCACCGCGCCTCGAACCGCCTTCGACCCTACGACCCATTAGACATGaagagtaggtagaggtacatggGAAGAAAACAACCAGacgagtcattttttcaaatttttgtgttaTGGCGCTTTAAATATGTATCACTGTATTACATAGAATGATCCAACTTTGtatagtgaatttgaatttcatcgaaGTAATGATAATGACTGGAAATATGTATAACATAACATCCCACAAATACAACTCGAGGTAtagagtaggaaaaaaattgaagagataCGCCAgttacgagttgaaaagtcactattttcgtgaaaaaaatcaagcaaaaaatcgaaaaattagtgttttgtaACAACTCGAAAtcgatcaaaattgattaagtaagtattatatgacataagtaggtacctaatgaaaaattttcgtattctAAAACATGGtatatctaacggattttttttgttgaaaaaatcactacttttttcactaccttttttcaaccaaattttcagaatgctatccactcgaccccccccccacacatacacaaaaaaattgaaattggaagaaaatttgtagacaaagcatttttttatttcaatcaaaattattttcataaaaaaacaatacaaatgagCTCTCATTACATACGTTATAAGACAAGGTGCcttgacaaaatttcagattaaaaaattaggacttcagcaggaaatttttttaacactAGAGATTTTATAAGAAAAGGGAGCCGGGGGAGGCAAGATTTTACATGTCTttaaacatcccaagatttttttttcaaaaaagtggatgtcaaaaatataatttcatcatttcaatttttgattttattttcactttaaaGGTTCAAGCTCATGTAATgtaattgggcgaataaaatcattttttaacgtaacaaattttttaaaaatgtgcaaaaatttaaaggaaaatttgaacgacatttgGGGGGAAAATATACTTAGATAACAATATTTCGAATAAAACGGCTAGTTTCAATGATTTCTCCTTTTAATTGCGGAAAGGAGAAACAAACGGGTTCGggcaaaaactctaaaaatcagtatttcgcgagggcaaaagcttcggaaaatttataattcgaaaagtagaacaaggTCAATATTAATGGAAGGATTCGACTTTTCTAATCtccgcatttttcaaaattggtgggatagcttcaatttttcagagatttttgatatgaatttttcggaaattctGAGTTAGTTaattataaaaagtttattggggtactttgcttcaaaattttgaaattcaaatgatttttttataaaaaatttaaaattgaaaaaaaagcgaacaagccagagcgaagcgaggtcaaaagttttcaaaaattcttaaattcatctctcgagaagtgaaaaaaaaattttcatcatacagAGAGCATTAACTTTCCCGCAggttgaaaaagagaaaatagcccgaacgaagcgagggcaaaagctctcaaaaatgtgtaattcaaactctaaaaaagtcgacaaatgagcacttttctacgaaaaaaaaaatcgcgaaaaaaggacgaatttgaattttttcattttttcactacctttttaacaaaattcactactttttcactactttcactacacatttgaaaaatcactactttttcactactttcactacttgcactacctgttagataccctgtaaaATAGTCgacgatgttgaaatttctttccttgtgcctcagatttggtctcggctcatttttctCCCCTCCTCAATATGTTAAAGGCCATTTtcaccacttttttcaaaatctaaaaatggacCAAGTACATTTTTCCACCCTTAGTGTGAATTTAATAATTCGagcctaaactcatttttgaaaattttccacttgtCTGTGCTTTTTGGTGTATCGTGTTAGCAATTGGTGGATCGAATGTATACTAGGTAAAATGCCATTTTGTAATTTGCAAAATATAAATCAATTtggtttttcacatttttagagAGAGGACTTTGAAAGGGGTAAAGGGGTGGTTTCCTTGGAGGTTAGCATACTGACCgacacaaaaaaattagatcTGGACAAAAAGGAATCGAAACAGGATCCCAAATTATACCAtcaccgaaaatttcaattaggtactcattttttgttttcttttgaacCGGTTAACCTCCAAAATTTTCCGCGGtgattattgttgaaaaaaattgaaaaatgcgtcGTTTACGTTGTAATCAGTTCACTCGACTCCATTCGGAAAGGGAGTAagaaattaggtacaaaaaaaatttcagtttttttttcgtttttcgcgaacgatgaattgtttatttttttcacaaataatcGCTGAATGAAATGTTTGGATTGGAACCGACacaaatagattttgaaaatgtgtgcctaagcctaaatcgatcgaaaggtcacaaagatggtaaatccgCGAGTTCACATGGAGATGAATTccattttcattcgtttttttccaacactgcaGAATACGAAAATCAGctgctggaggccccaaaacgaCAGTTCGAAACCGTTACAAATCTACTCAAAAGGTCAGAAATGGGCtacaaactgaatttcagccTTTTACACGAATTTAcatgaatttcgatttttttttttcgcgaaaaataggCCAGATTCAAATCTTTTGTACAAAGGGAAGCCCAGTTTTTTGACCGCGAATCACGACTTCATTTGTGTACcgatttacttgaaatttttgagaaacacGAGTgtgattttctttaaaaatgaataattaaaaaacgTTGGACTCCAATGTTACCAGAATGAAAAACGTTGCAGGAATTTACAGCATCACGAATTgctataaaattattcaatctttTTTCAGTtggtcaatttgaaatttttacttactCCTTGCATTatgaaatgaaccaaaaaattctttaaatgatatttgaaaataagtatacataggtataaaattttcatctccaaTTTAACTTTTGGAacggaataaaaaaatattttaatcgaattaaaaaagAGTAGTTTcgaaataaatcaataaaaaataagcTATGTGTAAGTACcttcaaagtaggtataaataagtattgaatattttttgaaaaagtgcataATGCacataatttcacattttcaaaaatgctgcaATTTATAAATTGATCTAGTTTAAACTTTAAATCTTGAATGTTGACCAGTTTGGCGAatgtagaaattttcatcaaataattaaatttctaattattggaaaaattttcaaattgtcaggtcatttggttcaaattttgaaataggatTGGTTTAGCGAATGCAGAAATTGAGATTAGGTTTGGTTTCAAGTTCAAACTCAACGACCATCCCTGACAACctttctgaaattcaaaaattcataacccttCTAAAAAACACCTGCCTAATAAACGAAATCTAAACCTCTCTTTTCATATAGGTGTAATAATCCAGCAGGCATCGTgaccaaatttttctaaaaaaatgtgactttcatcagtgaaaaaagtacaaccaagaaagtgaccatttttttttttattccagcgGTCAgaagagcaaaaaatcgaaaaacaaaagtaaaaaacgtTCAATAAGAAATCCCCACagaaaaatccgttttttttaaaatatgaaaacgagtaggtacctagttcatttttttacttttaaaactttataatttaaatgatgtttttttgtgaaaatttgtatttcgagatgcataaaaaacaatgtttttttgtgagaaatttattttttgacttgcAAACttgacttaaaaaaaaaaacaaatttccatattgattttgaaaaagaaaagaaaacaaccccgagcgaagcgagggcaaaagctttcgaaaattgattgaaactgagtaaaaaaatatataatttggataaaaaacgatttttataaaaattgaatgatgaaaaaagtaaccaaaagtgacttttcgtgaaaaaagtgagaaagtCACTTTAAAAGTGACCCGCTACGATGCCTgtaatcctgcaattataaacatCCTAAAAACAAAAGCCCAAAAGTTTAagtttataaattataattggTTAACTTGatgcattgaatttttcaaaaatggacaatGGAGAAAGTAAAAACGTAAATTACTCGTAGCTTTGGTCCCTTTCGTTTACAGTAAAAAATGATTCGGATtgtcaaattaaaatttaggtAAGAATTAATTTGAACTTTAAAGTTGTTTGGGTTTGGTTcggtaaaatgaagaaatttatttAGATTATAGGTTGGTTTCAAATTCACAATTGGGCGAGTTTGTCAAATgcatgaaatttgaaacttgacGGGTTTGACAAATGTAGAAAAAGAAAGTTTTAtgatttgctttcaattttcataatttatttattcaaaagaCATAAGTAGACAACTTTCACAGcttcacacatttttttcaacacattgataaaaaaaaattgaaaaaagaaaaattaaaaaccaaccGGAGAAGGATCAATTAATTATCCAATAACACTCTCCCTATATctttttttataggtaagtatagagctcggatttttatgatctgtcatattttcattcattagagAAGATCGTGCACATCGTGTAGATTTTTGCGATTCATAAAATTCTGAGTAGgtaaaatgagcccaatttGTTGACGCATacttattttgcatattttgggtataaatgTATATTTCAGGCGTTTTAAGGGCATATTTGccatattttgaccattttttccattttgtaatcatattttggaaactttggccaaaaaatcctttgttggttttttttttcattgaaaaataaaaatgggaaaacttgagaaaactttttaaaaaattaattcgagtaATGTTAACCTAATTAagcaagtaggtaattatttaaaGTAAGTAAACTTGAAGGCTTCAACCTCTTTCTTTTgatttgcttaatttttctaGCTTTCCTTTGacgttcaaaatgaaaaattcttttaatagATAGGTACTCATTTCGATGTTGCTTATAATACATAAGTgcatattttattatattttgacaaaaataaatgcatatagtgcataaaacaatttttaagtGCATAACAATCCGAGCTCTATTTATACGACTTGATATGAAGGGTTTTCAATGCGTAAAAACcacatttttggtcatttttttttaccaatttattgTAAGTTCCGAGCTTTTATGCAAGAATGCCGTAATTTTGCTCCCAAATTAGTTAGCCAATCAGAGCGTATATCATACCCTTGTGACGTCACATCGATAATGTCTATTATGTTATCTGAATgtaattcgtcaaaaatctgaaaataaatcTCAGCAAAATCTTGGAcggcaatgttttttttttggttttttttttggttcgaaaATGTTTGTACCGATTGAGATTCTTCCCTTGTACATTTGTATAGTAAACGTGAATGATGTAAATAAAATTGCaatctcaacaattttttgtttacacattgtcaaatgtgtttttttttggtcgattcTCGAAGCAGCTTTTtgtgaatttgtttttcaaaccttacagaATGTTTTTATTCTTGCACCATCCTAGCACGCGAgagaaaagtaaacaaaaaaaaagcgatCGTGGTTAAACTTACGTACCTAATTAACATGACATGTACTCGTACCTCCACACCTGAACCTACCTACACGTAATAATTGAACGAAAACAATCTTTACCTTCCTTACGCGTAGTACGAGTATTATAATGGTTTTTGCACGAGTAGAGTAGGGTCATCACACACACGTAAAAATCTACGGACATACCCCCGCTAGGTATAAAATATAAAGAgtcaaacgaattaaataatggtaaaaaaaaaaagaaaagaaaagaaaaaaagacgaGGATGAAAAATACGGATACGAATCGATAAAGAATTTCTCCTTCATGGACCATATCTTACACATTACGCATCACATAATAGGTAAGGTAAGGCTGAGGGTAGGGTACCGGGTGGTATACTTCTAAATTctaatacataataatattacTAAAGCAGAAGGAGAAGGAGAACTAGGAGAAGGAGGGCAAACGTGGTCATGGGAAAATAGGCAGGTGGTGATTCACTCGCAGAAAACTAACATCAACACGTATACACGTATACAGTTCCCGATGCTACCGTCTAGCGATTTAACATTATAAGGCATACCTCTATACCTctattacctacttgaaaagtGCACATGGTGCCAGAAACGAGCAATGACGACCGTCTTGTCTTGTGTCTTGTACGCGTACGATACACACGTGAGCCTATTATTTTACTCGTCGGGGTCGTGTATTGTTAATTCCGTGGGAAAAGATCAGCGATCGCGTTCGCGTTCCTTGATCGTGTCAGACGGGTGCTCGGCTACAGCCACATATTATCATTTATGCTATTCCATTTCATTTCGAATCTTTTACCTgctttccatttttaattttccaaacgaCCGATGTCCCATATCTATCAATAGGTAGTTTAAGGTAGAATGGGCAACTTCACTATGAAATTCTTCGCAATATCAGACCTAAGCATTGTTACTAATTTCAACAAAGTTGAAATAAATACTACACCAAATACAGCATACATGAAAATTGCATCCTTTTATAATGCGAAATAGTTAGGCGTTTAttattttctaaacatttttcaaaccacatactcgaaagaaaaaaacaacctgTTCGATTGATTAAATCATTCGTGAAACTATCGAATCATTGCTGCTTGCAGATTGCTTAATGAAAGCGAATGCTAGAATCCGATGATGCGAACCCTTTTcgcaataagtgccaaacttgtaattttttttctcgaaaatgaaaaaaaatgccagtccaattttttgatatgttattttACATGAataggactaaaactgagaattttttcagaatttttactcgcggacatcgtggttatatttaaattataagtttttaaatcaatttttttttaggtttttgaaactggcaacactgattttgacatcatttgtCAATTATCCtatcaaagtactacaatttgaaaaaatagttcaaaatacTATACCACTTACAACCGGAGCgatttgcaattgaaattttccattttcgcccattttggaaaactttgaagccccacagctccgccaaaaaaaactgaaaaaatgtccagtttgcgtcattcgtcatcgtttggtgacctctacacatgatctgattttgagaaaaatcgaagacctctcgtgcaaaaatccacCCATTTGGCATGGAATGTCCCATTGATGTTTCAATGTTGCCATCTCTAGTAAATTAATATTAtgtatcaaattcaaaattatggaatcgtttgaaaatagctggttgaaaattgataagtaGCTTCAACGAAAGAGAAAgttttcgagaatttt is from Planococcus citri chromosome 1, ihPlaCitr1.1, whole genome shotgun sequence and encodes:
- the LOC135849611 gene encoding enhancer of split mgamma protein-like, encoding MSAVDVEQLQPVSRTYQYRKVMKPMLERKRRARINRCLDELKEFLLSTLQAEGENVNKLEKADILEFTVQHLRKLRRQNRLINSPATTTDADAADRFRAGFTHCASELSSCLASTPGVDVNLGTKLMTHLGHRLNEMEKTTPLSLNVHVTSADRYSPAPSSPSSISSTESYTMPLTPISMTSSGRNHCSGNRSPYPYHPEMYSQSQFLPTVVDMRTTNNTTSTMPMVWRPW